Proteins encoded in a region of the Phycisphaerae bacterium genome:
- a CDS encoding sensor domain-containing diguanylate cyclase, whose protein sequence is MNSNLDNNNFEPHGRKQTKIRTGLLDTITPLVQQINCLDLQQIGKICVEEIPKLIDACFASLYILDDVSDMLHLENHNHPYLINNIVSLNQANLSPMIKAVQCKELIIVENIDMHKFPVMEKPSRKFTKNYYSSTCIIAPLVCHNRVVGVLNLADKIGAEKFNDEDIAVIELFRHLVGASIGNIKLFEKSQVQAKTDGLTGLANYRTFYEILEQELRRCQRYGGQISVTMVDIDNLKPINDNYGHRAGDMAIKRVSRKISACIRKIDIAARYGGDEFAIILPNTPIQEAIVVAERIVKEVSETPIVWERQKIQLSVSIGAGEYNGDMCPEEVTSHSDEALYAAKEAGKNTVKVFDT, encoded by the coding sequence ATGAACAGCAACCTTGACAATAACAACTTTGAGCCTCACGGCCGGAAGCAAACAAAAATCAGAACCGGCCTGCTGGACACTATTACTCCCCTCGTGCAGCAGATAAATTGTCTTGATTTGCAGCAGATTGGCAAAATCTGCGTGGAAGAGATACCGAAACTTATCGACGCCTGCTTTGCCTCTTTGTATATACTCGACGATGTTAGTGATATGCTGCATCTGGAGAATCACAACCATCCATACCTTATTAATAACATAGTTTCCTTAAATCAGGCCAACCTGTCGCCGATGATAAAGGCTGTTCAATGCAAAGAACTTATCATCGTCGAGAATATAGACATGCACAAATTCCCTGTTATGGAAAAACCCAGCCGCAAATTCACCAAAAACTATTACTCCTCGACATGTATTATCGCCCCGCTTGTTTGTCATAACAGAGTTGTCGGCGTACTCAACCTGGCAGATAAAATCGGCGCGGAAAAATTTAACGATGAAGATATTGCCGTAATCGAGTTGTTCAGGCATCTTGTCGGAGCATCCATCGGCAATATAAAACTTTTCGAAAAGTCTCAAGTCCAGGCCAAAACCGACGGCTTAACCGGGCTGGCCAACTATCGGACCTTTTATGAAATTCTCGAACAGGAGCTTCGCAGGTGCCAGCGTTATGGCGGACAGATTTCTGTAACAATGGTCGACATAGACAACCTCAAGCCCATCAATGACAATTACGGTCATCGCGCAGGCGATATGGCCATAAAAAGAGTCAGCAGAAAAATATCGGCCTGTATTCGCAAAATTGATATTGCCGCCCGCTACGGCGGCGATGAGTTCGCAATCATATTGCCGAACACTCCCATCCAGGAGGCTATCGTTGTCGCTGAAAGAATAGTTAAGGAAGTTTCAGAAACACCAATAGTATGGGAAAGACAAAAAATTCAGCTTTCAGTAAGTATCGGCGCAGGTGAATATAACGGCGATATGTGCCCGGAGGAAGTAACCAGCCATAGCGATGAGGCCCTTTACGCGGCAAAAGAGGCAGGCAAAAATACCGTAAAGGTATTTGATACGTAA
- a CDS encoding MerR family transcriptional regulator, translating to MFEVHQSDLGKNEKKGFTAPEKLYRIGEIVRYTPYSRQTIHNYTIMGLIKETSWTDGGHRLYDASVFEKLSQIAEMRKTKTLGQIRELLETNSN from the coding sequence ATGTTTGAAGTTCATCAATCGGACTTGGGAAAGAACGAAAAGAAAGGTTTTACTGCTCCGGAAAAATTATATCGAATCGGTGAAATAGTTCGTTACACACCTTATTCACGACAGACTATTCACAACTACACAATTATGGGTCTTATAAAAGAAACATCATGGACCGATGGCGGTCATCGATTATATGACGCGAGTGTTTTCGAAAAACTTTCGCAGATAGCGGAAATGAGAAAAACAAAAACATTGGGTCAGATAAGAGAACTGCTGGAAACTAACAGTAATTGA